The sequence below is a genomic window from Mercenaria mercenaria strain notata chromosome 14, MADL_Memer_1, whole genome shotgun sequence.
AAagttatgtttattttcttttttgcctctgcattattttgttatttttgattgTTATGAAAGAATAATATTAAAGGCAATCTCATATATTACAGAAAATGAGTATTCACAGGAATATGATTTCTTGAAAATTGGAATTATTGTTCagacattattattatgatattaaagCAAAAAGAGTAAGTTAACGTCATATTAAccttaaacatatatataaatttaatttgatcaaatatatcaaacaagCACAAAATCAGCAACTAGAGGAAAACATGGAGAACTGTCATGTCTGATGCAACAGTATCTACATACAATGGTCATGTCTTTTAACCTTACCAATCAAATTTACCTCTCAAATTCATTGAAGGACCGTATAAAACACGGATCTGTTcaaaaaaactaaagataaaaatTAAGGTGATGTGATCGTTCACAGGATTGCGTAATAATTGCACAATCCTTCAAATATTTTGCGgagtaaaaatgtttttggaaAGAAGTAAACATTAAAACCAAAAACTTTAATGACTATTCAAGTCTCATTACTCAGTACGGTCACGAATGAATACTAacatttcatgattttttaaatCTTCAGATTCATATATTCTGTGTCTCCATAACTGACTGTACCTGAAACAAATGACAATATTCAGTTCATTTTAATACTATAGAACGTTGTAACTACGTAATACACTGTATAACACGCTGTCACATTTAAGGTCCAAATGCGGTACGCAACATTTTCCGCTGAGACTAAGgtaatcaaaatgatttttttctctaaGCATCAGAACATGATTTCAAACAATACCACGTGGTTTCCTCCTTATTTATAAGTTGCCTGAACAACAATAAACGTATTACGACTAACTATAAACAGAGGGACGTAAAGATAAAATTGCATTAAGAGATCACCTAAGGGACCGGCAAAGGCAGTCTCTTCATAGAATCGATTTAcagtataatttgttttttttttaacatttagcctgctggcggcaattgattctgcctttgcgaccagtgcagaccaagatcagtctgcacttgcgtgcagtctgatcatggtctgcactgttcgccattcagtcagtatctttttggtaagcaaccctttaaacagttaatggtacagtccaaaatgaaagatggacgagTTTATTATAGACATTTAGCTTGGTAAGGGTTAACAACATAAAAAGGAACGAAAGAGTGGTATCTTAGTACAAGTGGTTTCTTTCTCAAGCATCTTTGACTGTAGATGTAGATGTTGGAAGCAGATGTGAGGTTTATAGTTAATTCTTTAAGTAGCTAATGCAAGCGACAAAGATGTCATGTCATGTGTGTTATATCAGCAGGCGTGTGCTAAACTATTAAAGAACTCCGCAAAGCAGGGTAATATATGCTCGAAGaagttaaagaacatttttatgtGGGGACGAGGGTTTTGTGCGGCGTCAGTGATGGAATACTAAGCCATGAGAAAATTAAAACGAATTTGTTTTCTTGGGATGGGTTTGGGGGAGAGTTTAATATGTGTTTCTGATTGGGTGGCGTAATGTGGATTGTCGCACACCCAATACCTCTTATGTATATTTCAGGTTTGTAGTCAacactttgaatatttttgaagttGTGCTTCCtacacaaaatacaaagaacCAAACTGACATTTGAACTCCATTTGGGACATTGACCTGCTGTCGAATACAAGAAGCAAGAATAtagaattgttgtttttttgtggaGGGATGGGAGTGAAGTGGATTGTTTTACTCCTCAAATCACCATCTCACCACACACTTATATTTCCAATTTTgtaatagttttgaagttgtgctccAGATACAAAATACATCGAAGATATTTCAGCTTATTTCGTGGCCATGATACATGTATTAGACATACCAACCATCGTACTGCATCTACTTTCAAAGTTATAAAGTTATGTCCGTGTCATAGAATACGACAGACGGACTTGACCTTGCTGGGACCTTGGCATTTGAGCCACAGATCTGGTGCATAAGCTCTGCACATCGACCTTTTTgcaacatttaaaagaaataactttaagtttatattttatgttcCGGACACGCAATATGAGGAAAGACTTTTGagaaatatatctatatgttcCCTTCACCACCTGCCTTTACGCCAAATTTTTCTAAGATGGGCGtgtaaaatactgaataaaaattcttttgatgtacaaacagaagtaaataaatcAAAGGGCCAATATAAACGACTATGCAGCCTTCAATTCATTATTTACAAACATATCACTTCTACATTGTAACGTTAGCTGCCCTTTCTACTCTCCCAGTATTAAGTTCCGCTTTCACAGTAATCAATAAATCAGTACAACTATACACTATGCACGGAGCTCTTTGCCACAATCGTCgaataaaaactttaaactgCTTATATTTTCCGTTCGGTTTAGTTTCAGCAGTTTTGCAAGTACCAAAGACGCGTCAATGCGTACGCTCATTGAACTGATTACTTTGAAATTGCCTTTATTTATAATAACCAAATCCATGACTGCCAATCAATATTTCCTTAATATCCTAATCATTAACAACGATGTCAGGGAATAGCAAAAACAGGTTTCTCAATGGGTGTCAGCCTCCGACTACGTATTAGGAGTCAGATAGTCTACCGCTACAGTGCCTCCTTAGAATAATCACTACTGagacaagagtggcagactgtcataAAATACGCCCGTCATTGAACTTGGCCTcagtcaagggtcataatccaatAGCGTCTGGgacgattttgctggttatcaatcttggccgagatattatgcccacaaatattgtcagcaagtttggtgaagatcggatgaaaactgtttgactaagaGAGGGACAAatctaaattcgcagtttttcgagtaattcaagggccataatccaagagtgcctgaggcggtttggctggttattgaacttggcagAGATATTATGGCTACAaatattgtcaccaagtttggtgaagatcaaataaaaactgtttgacttagagggcggacaaggctaaatttgcggattctgagtaattcaagggtcataacacaggagtgcctggagcgattttgctggttatcgaacttggccgagatattatgcccacaaattaTCActcatcaagtttggtgaagaccggatgaaaactgttcgacttagagagcgggcAACAAAATAAGCCCCGCTCTTTCAGTactttacagtatttattttcaaCTGTTTCAATATTGAAAGGATAAGAAGAAAATTAACGCATAAAATGAGGCGTTAATGGGTACGTCGATTTCagttattaaataaaaagtatataatgATTAGCTTTTAACTGTTCACTTGGTTTGAATTTTCGACGaattttaatatttgcatttgaCTTTTAATCTGTAATGCGCGAAATGATATTCTATATTATTTATAcaacataaatatgaataaagTTCACAGAAGCCATCAATCCTATGAAGAGGTATTTTTGTATGGATGACAGCGATACTTACGGTTTTGTGCACTGGGAGAGATCGTATCATAAGTGTGTTCCGAAGCTGTAATTTTAAATcatatattacatattatatcCACACGattaatgataaaatgatttattgaCTTATAGATGCTGccaacatatttaatgttttccATCAGTGGCGTCATTGCATTTTGGACGTTACATTAACGTGATCTACACAAAATCAGctcgaaatatttttttaaaaagactaaaaattgtttatgttttatatgaattGCCATATTCTAAAGTAGCCCACGGGTTGCtgcatttaatataaaaaacGTGTTGCTTTTTACGTTCAGTGAATATGAGGAGTTATTGACCGAGGAAAAAAGGCTTTACTTTTGATCGGTATCACTTTTTTCGGGTCGATAAATCATCATATCGACATCACTAAACTAAAATAATGCATATTATTCTGAATGAATTGTTGTTCATTAATGTTTTAATGCATATTATAACATTACATGTAATTCATTAATGTAAAGGAACTATATACATACCACCCTGTTTTTTACCAATGATTTCATAAGCGATATTGTCCAGTTCAGTAACGgcaattacttctgaaaaaaaCAAGATGTTCGGCTCTGGTTACGGAATCCTTATTGAATGCATTGACATACTATTAAGGAAAAAGGTAATGTATATGCAGAATAACAAATGCATCTATAATAGATATTCCTTACGTTTTAATAATATGTCATAATCAATATTTTGTGTTATCATATAATATATGCTACTACAGTTCCATCAAAAGTCAGTTCAACCTTTGAGAAAATCTACGTAGTCCAAAGTTTCATAATTGGGGATTCGAcgaatattttatattaatatatctcATTGGACAATACTGATTTTGAAATACATAGAATATGTTAGAAGGTCATTTGGGAGCATGAAatgcaattaaacaaaataatacctcactcggttttattgagtttATAGCATTTTACGTATTAAATATCATACATAATAAGCAaacagtatactgatatactgtaaaatgttagaaaacTAAACATTTGTAGCAGCCCGAGAACGAATTTGGATGTAAAGATATGACAGTGTTTCTAGTCCATTGTACCTTTAACAAGTtcatgtatttcaaacatatgacaAGATTACAAGATGATTAGTATTCATTCCCGaagtatgtaatatatttttgtaaagagCATTTAAGGTAactctgcacgtttggatcgaaattttttctacaatgtagaatttgattaaactctgatttttcaaaacttcataatatacctagaaaattcagcaaataaaaaagatagggtcgtgtgcttgattttttgcgagactgatttgaaaaatttggacctcatgcaatatttcataatgggagacTATGTGAAAATcccaactttcataacattttcaaaaatagatttttttctacaatgtagattttagtGAAACTTCTCACggttgttaataaacatatgccctataatttggtgaaataaagtATATAGGTCtgtatgcttatttttgagatatgtgatcatgcttaaagtgaaccggacatatcacgctaattttaaaatattattttgattttttaacgtgccatatttttaatatcatattgtgactttagaaatatagcaacagtgccattgtgataaatttactcagaggtttcgattaattcataaactgattttcatttccgtacgccgaattcaggctttattctacattttccggataaatgacattacgctaTTACTTCCgatttttcaaacgtgcagaactaccttgaaAACATTGCGAGTATTATAACAATTAAACTGTTTCATTTCCCTcttttgaaataaagaagaatCCAAGAGGAGATTGTTTCAAACACAGGTTGTTAGAAAGTAACTGTATAATAATGATCATAAAATAGAAAACCAGGAAACTCCaaagatcgctcaacacgacaaaaacgaaaatgttgcaagctcggtgtgattgagcctgttcgtggatgGTAAcagaaatgcatgctatcgtccacaccctctagcccccggttgagcagaacttaacatctacacatgctacaagtataaAAATCAGTGCATGTTTAATTTGGTCATTGAAATATGTTTACCgtataagatacatttaaacgatatcaaaatatattgtaaaatcatttttaattcgCTGCTCTACACACATACCTTCGTTTTGCAAATTTTGAAAAGGACTTTGAATCGCGGTCGCATTTATTTGCCTGTAAAGggatgaaaaatatattttagcagATAACAATTTAATAATTTAGAAACTAAAGTAGAAACTGAAAACACGAATATCAAATGAAAACGTTGTATGTTGAGGTTTTATAGAACAATAAGAAAACAATTTGAGTTGGAAATGCAGTGTCTAAATTGCCGGtttcatttaacataaattgGATGTAAATCATTGAAATATAGTACATAGCTTTTGGTAAGAGTAGGAAAAAATTGTTAGAGGTCATTAACCTCAATTAAAATAAGAGCTTTAACACGGGCCATGAATGAAATTTTGCTTTCAACTCAGCAAATGCATGATAAAAGAATTGCTTTATGTTTATATCTCCCTTAAACTttcaaatgattataaaattgacCCCTTTAATGTCTTAAATTTCACTCAATAGAATAACACAAGGATTACCTGATAGCAGAACgtattttctttattaatttcttcaaaattaaaatacataatgCAGTAGAAGTAACCGCCAAGAGTGTTGCCAAAATAATATTTGTAGTTGTTGTTGATTTACTGTCAGATACGTCTTTTGGTTTCCCTGAATCATACATGAACTTACAGACAGAAGTGTGCCATTGAAGCTGATtcgaattatttcataaaacattgatatatacatacaaaagcGATTAATTAAATACTTTAATTAATATTTGGCATTGATACATGTTTAAaggttttgtatttttatgtattttaactGGGTTTTTTTAATGACTAAAACAGACATATAACAAAACTTTCCTAAATTCTTAAAATGATaggtttagaaataaaatgttttcgcaaGCACAAGGTAAAAGACAACGGTATACAATAAAATTACTTACCggtaatttgaaatcatacaaacTAATGTAATATGCATGAGTTTCATTTGGGACATGTCTGCTGATTTGAattgtgtttaaaattgaaaaataacatttaGACTCTGACAGGTCGacaaatacatttgaaatgttaATAGATAAATTTACTGCAACTTGATTTTATACACAGGTGAGGTGGGTGACTTTTCGAAATGCCATTATAACACCAAACTTCGTCATCATGTCTTCCTTAGATAGCTACCCGCATACCCATATATTTAATATGTCCTTTACATTAAGATTAATTGCCAGCACCTTTTTATTCAATTGTATAACAGCACATTGGACTACATTGATTATTGCATCTGAAATAACGTTCTTATTTTCATCATACGTAAGTGCCAGACTGAGTAGTGATAGTCCGTCACGTATATATGCATATAGTGGTATGTATCTGTTGTTTTAGATTTTGTCCTTGGATAAGGAACATTTTAGATGTCATTATcaacaaagtattttaaaaactGGAAACAAACCGCCGATAAGCTTACACGAAATTGCAATAACATTATCAACATCTGCTATACAGCACATGATGTCTTACCTAAACTGAGTAGACAAATCTGGTCGTCTTTTGAGCTTGTACAACCTTTCATGCATATACCACTCTCTTGTCTACACAATGTGTCGATGCACAGACTGCTACATGTCTCATTACAATAAAGTCCAAAGAAACCTTGTTTACAGCCAAACATACATGTTCCGTCGGATGACGCACAATTATGTGTGGCGCTGCTTCGTGAAGCATAGCaattttcagaacattttaaGTTGCAGAAGGGTCCAAAATGGTTTGTTATGCAATCGCTGCAAACGCCTGTTGAGATATCACAGGAATCTAGACAGTCAACTGGGCACTTTTTCTTACACAATTTACTGTAATAACCAGATTTACATTTTTGGCATTCAGTATCAGAGGAGCAGTCTATGCAGTTATTGCTCTGTACACAACATTTATCACCGGAATAATTGATTTTGCAACCGTAATTGCATTTTCCGCTATTAATATCGCATGATTTGTTGAAACAGTGACAAGGACATAAACTAACGCAATTCAGCCCATAGAATCCATCTTTACATATATTACACTTGTCCCCATCAAAATTGCCTGTACATTGGAAACAATTTCCAatctctttcttacataaagaattTTCACATTTAACTGGACAGTCTTGGTAACATGCTGCTCCATACTTTCCTtgaatacaataaaatctggaaagtagatccctcggaagcatcgagaacaaggcaaacagtgaaaattgcagactcggtttgattgagtctgttcatgagcagtaatggaaaatgcaacaatgcccacgccccctagcaccggcttaagcagtattcaatcttcaaatctaaatgagttgaaatcaatgatcccgaaggaccagaaaatataacaacactgagatgaagtcggggccactttttacggccgccacacagcacttaacacccgctgttgtgaagtaaataaaatctggaaagtagatccctcggaagcaccgagaacaaggcaaacagtgaaaattgcagactcggtttgattgagtctgttcatgagcagtaatggaaaatgcaacaatgcccacgccccctagcaccggcttaagcagtattcaatcttcaaatctaaatgagttgaaatcaatgacaGTCTCACAAAATAGACCTTTAAAGTTTCCTTCACATCCCTTAGAACAAAATCCAGTGGTTCGATTACAAATTTTACCTTTGCAGTTTGTAGGACAAGTTTTACTACAAAATATACCGTGCATCCCGACTGTACAAACATTACACGTTGCGCCAGTTATTGTGTTGGTGATACAGCCTTCACTGCAGTAGCCCAAGGTTTTGTTACACTTATCATTTTTGCAGTATTCTGGACATGTCTCATTACAATATGTTCCATATCTTGTACTTACACAACCCATACATTTGTTACCATCAAAGTTTGAGGAACAGGAACAATAACCAGATTCAATATTGCATGTTTGATCTTTGCAACCAACTGCGCAATCATGTTGACATTTTTTACCATACCTCCCTCTTATGCATCGCAAACAGTTGTCGTATGATTGGCATACTGAACAGCTATCTCTGCACCTGAGTGTGCAATTATTGAACAGATGTCTTAGATCATTGTCAAATTCATACCCGTTATAAAATCCATGTTTACAATCAGTACATAGTTCTCTGGATGAACAGGACATACAGTTAGACGGACATCTTTTACTACATTCATTAGCTATGTCATAGAAACCGTTTTAACAAGTTGTACATGTTTTACCATGATTGCACATACAATTTTCTGGACAATGGGAGTACGGACATGTTTTCGACCCATCCTTGTTATAATAAACGTCCTTACAAACAGTGCACATTGTGTTGGAAATACAAGCTTTACAGTTAGTGGGACATTCTGATGTACAATCCGTCTTCGGCCCAAGATGAAAACCGTCGAAACATATTGTACATACATCCATACTATCTGGACACGATAAACAATTATTGTATGTACAAAGCTCGTAACATCTAGCACCCCTGTGACGATCGATGCATCCATCTGAGCAGACATTAGGCCAATTACGAATTCCAGGATGGCATTTACCGTTCTTACAACAGTTACAGTTGTCAATACATTCCTGGTCTTGGACAACACCTACAAAATGATACATCGTCGTGaccatgttttatatgttttgtaaCTATACCTTCATATCGTATATAACAAAAGTAACACTAAACGTTATTCCATTATTTTCTTAACATATTTAATTCTGTGATCATCAGAAGTACATATACAACCCGTCTGAAATaccttaattaatatttataatgtattaacgcaaataagcaaaataacagcagaaaTGGCTTATTTGGTCCGTTCCTGATAGGCAATGGTATGTACAATATCTCTCACGTAAAACACTCTATAAGAAAATGAATCACCTTCCACTTTCGCTGGaaatcttgaagaaaaaaatatccaCCTTAGTATATAGAGgcaccatacctgtaaatatatcAGAATGtcgacattaaattttattttagagtCGTTTTCAGCTGTCTTATGTACAAGTCGAAACTTCATCACCTGTTTTGTACATGAGTACCCAGTAAGCCCCTATAATTTTGATTACTCAGAAGTCGAACTGTAAGGAAATGATGAATATTTTTGCTGTAATATCTAAGTAATCTTGTTTAACCGAAGCGAAAAAAATGGGCGGAGCAAATTAAAGATCATTAAAATGTGAAAGGattatttttttggaaaatctaTTTCTAAAATATACTGTGTTATATCAACAAGTTTATACAGCTCGTCTCTGAAAAGTTTATTCTATTTAGCAGAGTTTTGGATGGATAAAGTTTTTATGACTTGCTGGTTTaattaagaaagacagtaacctaatattctctatatcatTACTTTAACACGACATTATGGTTACTTTCTACATACTCAGTACATATAAGAATCACGCAATGCCGGTTTCTTTAATGTCATGaaattacaaagtttttcacatgGAGGTTATTTCAACATAAACGCAGTCAAAAtacacttaatatatatatatatatatatatatatatatatatatagagagagagagagagagagagagagagagagagagagagaacgtTGTTTCCCAGAGCTTCAAACGTGCTGCTTAAAAGGACTGGTACAATTACTGTAGCAGTGATTGTATTTCTCGATAGATGTGTCTTCGTTCCACTTATGATTTATGATTGTTGTGCACTCGTCACAAGATACTTGTAAGCGATATATTTTCAAGACCAGTTATAGAGCTTACAAAGTGTTTCTGTTTCGGAACTTATCTTCTtctttcatttattattattatttatttatttattttttttataatttaattttcaatcttcatacatttacaaaatatgatgacttggacaaatgtttttaacaatagatacaaaacatgtattttatggtcatctaaataaacaaacatttgtagtaTTAGATGTCAAAAGAagactttttctatatatatattttagatgaaaaaatTAGAGAACAAAAAATGTAAGAgaggaaaaaagttaaaaagagtaGATGTAAGGGATGTTTAGATCGTCTCCAAACTCATATAGTTGTCTAAAAATTGTAATGGTTATTTATGCTACAATCATGTAAAAATCAAATTGTAAGCACACTTTCTAGaaagtatcattttattatatagatgaagaataaaatatgtaagatattttcttttttattattattattatagccaACAGCATCTACATTCATACCTCAAAACCAGAccatttgatattatgttggtttattttgtcatttgataatgcaatttctttttcaagttttatcctgattttaagatatgatatgaaactgtcaaaactgagtgtttgttttctatttttgatttgaaaaatgtaagatttcattagaaatattataaagtttatcacattttttcgtTTTACGTTCCTTTCAGCGATACCAAAACTGACTACCTCTAAGCTAAATTgtattttgagatttttcttgtcaatgtaaatatgtaatttgTTCCATAGTTGTTGTACACAGTTACACTCCCAAAACATATGTTCTAAAGTTTCAACATGCATATtgcagaaataacataaatttgattctgttaatttgtatttaaataatgatttgtttgttgggaGAATTCTCATCAGatgtttgtattgaaaacttcgtatttttgtatctattgttgcTTTCTGTGattgcatgtatatgtttgaCCAACGAGAGGGGTTCTCTGATATAATCACTGACCATTTCATTTCCgacttaaggtttaggagtatatcaccaaaacaaagaaatattttataaacgaataacatcgttaccaatattttacttaacctttacatgttctgccgtgctgtcccgtactgaaaatattctgaaaaagttgcccccctttgaaaatgaaagccatttgtaaagaaataaaaataaacaattgctgaaaactgttttccactaaattatgtgaaatttcaacactcgcatgcgattgcaaatgaatcaaaaccaacatgtgtaacagttctttgaaaatggtgagtttttgaaggcgtttgactgcccggaagtgggtcccatttaggcagtcctgttttcggaattcaatgtttatattagtatactgacaattgttttgttgtttctgtaatgatagcgtgtatattacttatattac
It includes:
- the LOC123526968 gene encoding cell death abnormality protein 1-like; translated protein: MLPRDLLSRFYCIQGKYGAACYQDCPVKCENSLCKKEIGNCFQCTGNFDGDKCNICKDGFYGLNCVSLCPCHCFNKSCDINSGKCNYGCKINYSGDKCCVQSNNCIDCSSDTECQKCKSGYYSKLCKKKCPVDCLDSCDISTGVCSDCITNHFGPFCNLKCSENCYASRSSATHNCASSDGTCMFGCKQGFFGLYCNETCSSLCIDTLCRQESGICMKGCTSSKDDQICLLSLGKPKDVSDSKSTTTTNIILATLLAVTSTALCILILKKLIKKIRSAIRQINATAIQSPFQNLQNEEVIAVTELDNIAYEIIGKKQGASEHTYDTISPSAQNRTVSYGDTEYMNLKI
- the LOC128548563 gene encoding major surface-labeled trophozoite antigen 417-like, translating into MNRTFKMVWCLYILRWIFFSSRFPAKVEGVVQDQECIDNCNCCKNGKCHPGIRNWPNVCSDGCIDRHRGARCYELCTYNNCLSCPDSMDVCTICFDGFHLGPKTDCTSECPTNCKACISNTMCTVCKDVYYNKDGSKTCPYSHCPENCMCNHGKTCTTC